The Maridesulfovibrio hydrothermalis AM13 = DSM 14728 DNA window AAATTGTTTTTATCTACCCTGATGGCAGATTATCCGTCCCCTAAAAAGCCCCTACACCAGTTGACTCAAAAAAGCCATAGCCGAAGGAGGTACTTTACTTGATAAGGTATTATTTTTAACAGAAAATCATTATCCAAATCATGCTTTGCCCCCAAAACAGGGGAAATAAAATTAGACGGACGTGGCGAACTACAAGCAATCACGAGCTATTGTCAAGCCTGAAAGACACATTAAACAGCAATAAGGCTTATTTATATTGCAAATTCATAAAATCAAAACATCACCTCAACTCAACTACGGTAAAATCTCTCTTTTTTTCACCTATGGTGTTGACATATTTTTCTGCTGTCTTAGTTTAATTCAGCCTTCCCTGAGGGAAGCATTTTACCTGCTGAAACATTCAGGTTTCAAATCTAAACGTATAATCTGCTAAACTATGCGGATTACTTATTATTATCAAAAAGTTTATTCTATTCTGGAGGAAACATGAATCTCAAGCCATTACAGGATCGTGTACTGATCAAACGTCTCGAAACCGAACAGACTACCGCCAGCGGCATTATCATTCCTGACTCTGCGCAAGAAAAGCCCATGAAAGGCGAAGTCGTAGCAGCCGGTCCAGGTAAAGACAACGCTCCCATGACTGTAAAAGCCGGGGATGTTGTTCTTTTCGCTAAATATGCCGGTAATGAACTTAAAATCGACGCTGACGAGTTCATCATCATGCGTGAAGATGAAATTCTCGCCATCGTTGAGTAATTTTCTTTTCTACATTAAATATACATTTTCTTTTTAGGAGTATCATCAAATGGCAAAAGCTATTGAATTTGACGTAACAGCCCGTGAACGCCTCAAAACAGGCGTAGACATTCTTGCTGAAGCTGTAAAAGTTACCCTCGGACCCCGTGGCCGTAACGTAGTTATCGAAAAATCCTGGGGCGCACCCACCATCACCAAAGACGGTGTGACTGTTGCCAAGGAAATCGACCTTGAAGACAAATTCGAAAACATGGGTGCACAGATGGTTAAGGAAGTTGCTTCCAAAACCAACGACATCGCCGGTGACGGTACTACTACTGCAACCGTTCTTGCTCAGTCCATCTTCGCAGAAGGCGTAAAACTCGTTGCGGCCGGACGTAACCCGATGTCCATCAAGCGCGGTATCGACTCTGCTGTCACAGCAATCGTTGAAGAGCTTGACAAACTTGCCAAGCCCACACGCGACAAAGCTGAAATCGCACAGGTCGGAACTATCTCCGCCAATAACGATGAAACAATCGGTGAAATCCTTGCTGAAGCAATGGACAAAGTAGGTAAAGAAGGTGTTATCACCGTTGAAGAAGCTAAATCCATGAAAACTGAACTGGATGTCGTTGAAGGCATGCAGTTTGACCGTGGTTACCTTTCCCCCTACTTCGCAACTGACACTGATAAAATGGTTTGCGAATTTGACGATCCGATGATTCTTCTTTGCGAAAAGAAAATCTCAAACATGAAAGACCTTCTGCCTATTCTTGAGCAGGTTCTCAAAATGTCCCGTCCGCTGCTTATCGTAGCTGAAGACATCGACGGCGAAGCTCTGGCAACTCTGGTTGTTAACAGACTGCGCGCCAACCTTAATGTTTGCGCTATCAAGGCTCCCGGTTTCGGTGACCGCCGTAAGGAAATGCTTAAAGACATCGCAACCCTCACCGGTGCGACTGTTGTTTCCGAAGATATCGGCCTCTCCCTTGACACTATGACCGTTGAAGGCCTCGGTACTGCCAAGCGTGTAAGAGTTGATAAAGAAAACACAGTCATCGTTGACGGGGCTGGCTCTATCGACGAAATCAAAGGCCGTGTACGCCAGATTGAGTCTCAGATTGCTGACTCTACCTCTGACTACGACCGTGAAAAACTTCAGGAACGCCTCGCTAAACTCGTTGGCGGAGTTGCAGTTATCAAAGTCGGTGCTGCTACTGAAATTGAAATGAAAGAAAAGAAAGCACGCGTTGAAGATGCTCTTAACGCTACTCGCGCAGCTGTTGAAGAAGGTATCGTAGCCGGTGGTGGAACCGCTCTGGTTCGCTGCACAAGCTGCCTTGATGACCTCAAAGCAGGCAACGACGACGAACAGGCCGGTATCAACATCATCCGCCGCTCTGCACAGCAGCCACTGCGCATGATCGCTGAGAATGCTGGTTTCGAAGGTTCCGTAGTTGTAGAAAAAGTAGCTGAAGGCAAAGACGGCTACGGTTTCAACGCTGGAACAGGCGTATACGAAGACCTCATCAAAGCTGGTGTAATTGACCCTAAAAAAGTTACCCGCATCGCTCTCCAGAACGCTGCTTCCGTGTCCAGCCTGCTGCTGACCACCGAATGCGCTATCACTGACGCGATCGAAGAAGAAGATTAATTAAATAATCTTTACCAGACTAATCAAAAGCGCCCGGAAGCATATGCTTCCGGGCGCTTTCTTTTGCTTTTACCACCTTTATTATTGCATCGAACTTCGTCTGGATAAATCCTCATAGAGTGTCCACGTTTTTAAAAACTCAGCGTCAAATGATCGTTTTTCAGTATAGGTTCTGGCACTGCGTTTCATGTATTGCAGCAATTCAGGATGATCACTCAGCCGCAGGATTGCGCGTACCATAGCATCGGTGTTTCCTGCTTCTACTATCAGTCCGGTTTTATCTTCGATAAGATTTTCGCAGGGTCCGCCGAAATCTGTTACAATTACGGGCAACCCTGATGCTTGCGCTTCAAGGACAACGTTGCCGAAAGTATCAGTTGCGGAAGGGAATACAAAAACGTCTGAACTGGCGTAGCATTGAGCCAAATCTTCCCCGCCCAGATATCCGGTAAATGTAGCAGGAAGTCCGGCAAGTTTTTGTTTCATTTCTTTTAGATACGGCCCGTCCCCGACAACCACCAGATGTAATTCAGATCGTATGGACGAAACGGTTTTGAAAGCCTCAGTAAGTACGTCCAGATTCTTCTCCCTTGAAACCCGACCGACATAAAGGAGCTTTACTGTTTCTTTGACTTGAAATTTACCATTGTAAAAACCGTTTCTTTTTTCCGGAGTAAAGCGGGTGATGTCCACCCCTCTCGGGTAGACCCTGACCTTTTCTAAATCAACACCCTTTTTTATGAGTTCATCACCTGTAGCTTCAGAAGGGACAAAGACAGTATCCAGTTGATTGTAGAACCAGATCATGAACTTCCAGGCCAGATCTTCAAGCCCGGTATCATCCGTAAAAGCTTTCACATATTGCGGAAAGGCGGTGTGGTAAGTGCCGTGAACTGGAAGCTTGAGTAACCTTGCAACAGCAAGCCCTGCCAGCCCGACAGGTCCGGGAGTTGCCAGATGCAATACTGTGTAATTGTTTTCCAGACAATGAGAAAGAACTCTGAGAAACGGAGGATATTTAAATGACAGTTCAGGATATTCCGGCAGTTCGAATTCTCCCGCAGGAGTAAAGTTTACAACCTGATCATTACTGCCCTCCCTGCTACAGGTTATTACAGTGAGTTTTTTGTCATGCTTGCGGGCCACTTCCAGTTGGTGCTGAAGAGTAAGAGCCACCCCGTTCACATCGCTGAATGTATCCGTAAAATGGGCCATCTTTGTTTCAGTGCCAAGCGGGTCTTGCAGCCCGAAAACCTGCATGCACTCACGGGCAAACTCTCTTTCGCTGGCGAAAAGTCCGTAGGAGAGAAAATATGGGGCTAAAGAGGCATACAGGGAACCGGCAGCCCCGATAGCATGGAACAGGTCGAAGAAGTTCGCACCGAGTGCGCTGTTGATTATCTTATCTCCTAACTCAGATAGAACTTTATCAGTTGCGTTACCAACAAACCTGAACCACTCGCCTTCAAGCTCCTCAGGACCGTTGTTAATACCTGCGCAGACTTTACGGGCCTGCTCATCATTTTCAACTATCCGGTTTGCCTCCCGAAACAGTGCGGCCTGCACGGAATCAGATGTTTCAAAATATTTTTTAGATCGCTGCCGGTAAATAAAATTCTGCAACTTCTCCAGCAGGCCCGGGATTTCCTTGTCACCGGGGTCAAGCACGTTATCAATATACCGAAAACACTCGGCAGACCTTTTCATTTTAGCTATCTCAAAATGACTCTTGTAAAATTGATAGGCGATGCCGTAAATATTGTGAGCCATAGTATGCGGTGTGGCCGCAGTGCCTTGCACCACGCACTTCCCGTCAGCTACTGCTCTTAACATTTCACGATGATTTTTGACTCCTGTTATTTCGGTGTAGACCCTTGCTATATTAATCCCTGAATGATCATCAGATCCACCGGTAAGAGCTTTAATCCAAGGGGTGCTGCCGTAAGGTTCAATTGAATGTTTCTCGGACAAAGAATCTATTTTTTCAGGAGTCAGGCTGCCGACAATACTTTTAATCGCCGAGTTCTGCATTTCATCTCTGGTTCCATTCAGCTCAAGGGAGTTAAACAGGAGCAAGGATTTCTCAAAATGCTCAGTAGAAAGTCTTTCATTCACAGCAAACAGAGGAT harbors:
- a CDS encoding co-chaperone GroES, which translates into the protein MNLKPLQDRVLIKRLETEQTTASGIIIPDSAQEKPMKGEVVAAGPGKDNAPMTVKAGDVVLFAKYAGNELKIDADEFIIMREDEILAIVE
- the groL gene encoding chaperonin GroEL (60 kDa chaperone family; promotes refolding of misfolded polypeptides especially under stressful conditions; forms two stacked rings of heptamers to form a barrel-shaped 14mer; ends can be capped by GroES; misfolded proteins enter the barrel where they are refolded when GroES binds), whose amino-acid sequence is MAKAIEFDVTARERLKTGVDILAEAVKVTLGPRGRNVVIEKSWGAPTITKDGVTVAKEIDLEDKFENMGAQMVKEVASKTNDIAGDGTTTATVLAQSIFAEGVKLVAAGRNPMSIKRGIDSAVTAIVEELDKLAKPTRDKAEIAQVGTISANNDETIGEILAEAMDKVGKEGVITVEEAKSMKTELDVVEGMQFDRGYLSPYFATDTDKMVCEFDDPMILLCEKKISNMKDLLPILEQVLKMSRPLLIVAEDIDGEALATLVVNRLRANLNVCAIKAPGFGDRRKEMLKDIATLTGATVVSEDIGLSLDTMTVEGLGTAKRVRVDKENTVIVDGAGSIDEIKGRVRQIESQIADSTSDYDREKLQERLAKLVGGVAVIKVGAATEIEMKEKKARVEDALNATRAAVEEGIVAGGGTALVRCTSCLDDLKAGNDDEQAGINIIRRSAQQPLRMIAENAGFEGSVVVEKVAEGKDGYGFNAGTGVYEDLIKAGVIDPKKVTRIALQNAASVSSLLLTTECAITDAIEEED
- a CDS encoding glycosyltransferase, with product MRGINVRVDLHVHSKYSTRPSQWILQKLGCPESFTEPLKIYERARARSMNMVTITDHNTINGSLEIAHLDNAFVSEEITTYFPEDGCKLHVLAYDITEEHHREFQKIRNNVFDLVVYLREQSIVHVLAHPLFAVNERLSTEHFEKSLLLFNSLELNGTRDEMQNSAIKSIVGSLTPEKIDSLSEKHSIEPYGSTPWIKALTGGSDDHSGINIARVYTEITGVKNHREMLRAVADGKCVVQGTAATPHTMAHNIYGIAYQFYKSHFEIAKMKRSAECFRYIDNVLDPGDKEIPGLLEKLQNFIYRQRSKKYFETSDSVQAALFREANRIVENDEQARKVCAGINNGPEELEGEWFRFVGNATDKVLSELGDKIINSALGANFFDLFHAIGAAGSLYASLAPYFLSYGLFASEREFARECMQVFGLQDPLGTETKMAHFTDTFSDVNGVALTLQHQLEVARKHDKKLTVITCSREGSNDQVVNFTPAGEFELPEYPELSFKYPPFLRVLSHCLENNYTVLHLATPGPVGLAGLAVARLLKLPVHGTYHTAFPQYVKAFTDDTGLEDLAWKFMIWFYNQLDTVFVPSEATGDELIKKGVDLEKVRVYPRGVDITRFTPEKRNGFYNGKFQVKETVKLLYVGRVSREKNLDVLTEAFKTVSSIRSELHLVVVGDGPYLKEMKQKLAGLPATFTGYLGGEDLAQCYASSDVFVFPSATDTFGNVVLEAQASGLPVIVTDFGGPCENLIEDKTGLIVEAGNTDAMVRAILRLSDHPELLQYMKRSARTYTEKRSFDAEFLKTWTLYEDLSRRSSMQ